CGGGTTTCATCCTGTACGGCGGCGTTCTCGTGTGTGATTCGGATACCGTCGGGCCACAGGTCAACGTGACTACCGGCGCATTGCGCCGCCAGCATGGAAATTGGGCGTTGTTTATTCACTGTGGTTCTCCCGCTGGCGCAACCTGCCAGCCCGCTTGCCGTGCCAGCTCCAGAAACGCATCCAGACAAGCAACATGTTCGTCATCGAATAACCGGCGGTCGCTGGTGGCGATGCCGTTCTCCACATACACCAGCACGCGCCCGGTAAAGTCAGGCGGCACGCTCAGTGTGGCGTTGAGAGTGGGGAGCTGGTCATGCATGGGACACCTCCGCTTGTTCAGGCTCTTTCTGGCTGGCGCGATACAGGTGGTCGATACGCTCCTGCAGGACAAACAGCAGGATTTCACGCGCCTGCGGTTCATCCGTGTTGACGGCGGCATAGGCCAGTGCCCGGCACTGGTCGATAATTTCATCCAGTTCTAACGGGGTGTTATCAAACATGGCGCACCGCCTTAACCGGCAGGCGGCCCGCGAAAAAGCAGAGGTGATCGCCAGCCAGTGTGCGGCGGGCTTCGTGTTCAGAAACGGCAGGGATACGGTGAATGACCGGTTTTTGTGTAAGACAGTCACGGCGGATTGCGGCAATAAGCCAGATAAATTGCGGTTTTGGGGTAGGGGTAGTAGCCAGCATGTGGCAGCCTCCGTATGCAATGGAATGGATCCACCACCGGAAACGCCAATTTCACTGGTGGTGGACTGAACAGGGTTGGCGTAACCGGAGCATACGGAATCCGGCGCATCTTTCGATGCCCCTGCCCAGCCCACCATAATTTTGTGAGCGGTGCGGATTATACCCGCAACGCTGAAAAAAGGGTGTACTGAGCTTACGACACAAAAAAAGACGCTTGGCGCGTCATATGTCGCCGCATGCATTACCGGGACGCCAATCCCGGCACCAGATTTTGCTGGTGCCTGTTGAAAATAGCCCATCTGTAAAGCAAACGGCAAGCGGTTTTTGCGTACCCTGTGGGCAACGTCGCGTAAGTTACGCATGGTTCACCCCCAGCCGTTTTGCCATCCAGCGCTGAGACAGCCGGGTTAATTCGGCTTTGCGCTGGGGGTAGTCTTGCCCCAGTTCAATCAGCGTGATGTTGGTCTGCTCAAGGTAGGAAAGGTGCTCCAGTTGGTCGGCGCTCATGCTGT
This sequence is a window from Dickeya aquatica. Protein-coding genes within it:
- a CDS encoding host cell division inhibitor Icd-like protein → MLATTPTPKPQFIWLIAAIRRDCLTQKPVIHRIPAVSEHEARRTLAGDHLCFFAGRLPVKAVRHV